The following proteins are co-located in the Dehalococcoidia bacterium genome:
- a CDS encoding acyl-CoA dehydrogenase family protein has protein sequence MLEFNDEEQQFRQEVRRFAHRRLTPNARQWDEGAPMTPDILKELTGLGLSGLRVPQEYGGADASFTLMGIAAEEIGRGDTSVGSYVSLPAMLAETLRAGNKDLQKHWYPRIAEGKVVAAFALTEPEAGSDAASLRTRAKRDGDDWVIDGEKSSITFAGNADVSVVFARTGGPGARGVSTFIVPLNVEGVGREVYDTPGERLTQRGALRFDGVRVPGDHLVGAEGEGFIRAMSNFDYSRTITSLLYVGAAYQSLDETIAYVKQRQAFGVPVAKFEGVSFKIAEHYVRMEAARLLCYQALRRKDRGLPHSKDTAVAKIMSMEAAFDTVHACVLLHGHYGYNKALPLEMRLRNILGLEIGAGTYEALKLTIIRELMGKEAMPYK, from the coding sequence ACGACGAAGAGCAGCAGTTTCGACAGGAGGTGCGCCGCTTTGCCCACCGCCGCCTGACTCCCAACGCACGCCAGTGGGATGAGGGCGCGCCGATGACGCCCGACATTCTGAAGGAGCTTACCGGCCTGGGGCTGTCGGGCCTGCGCGTCCCGCAGGAGTACGGCGGCGCGGACGCGTCCTTCACCCTGATGGGCATCGCGGCGGAGGAGATTGGCCGCGGCGACACGAGCGTGGGCAGCTACGTGTCTCTGCCTGCCATGCTGGCGGAGACGCTGCGCGCCGGGAACAAGGACCTGCAGAAGCACTGGTACCCACGCATAGCGGAGGGCAAGGTCGTCGCCGCGTTCGCCCTGACGGAGCCGGAGGCAGGCTCCGACGCCGCCAGCCTCCGCACGCGCGCCAAACGCGACGGCGACGACTGGGTCATTGACGGCGAGAAGTCGTCCATCACCTTCGCGGGCAACGCGGACGTTTCCGTCGTCTTCGCGCGGACGGGCGGCCCGGGCGCGCGCGGCGTCAGCACGTTCATCGTGCCGCTGAACGTGGAGGGCGTTGGCCGGGAGGTGTACGACACCCCGGGCGAGCGCCTCACACAGCGCGGCGCGCTCCGCTTCGACGGCGTGCGCGTGCCCGGCGACCACCTCGTCGGCGCGGAGGGCGAGGGCTTCATCCGCGCCATGTCCAACTTCGACTACAGCCGCACGATAACCAGCCTGCTCTACGTGGGCGCCGCGTACCAGTCGCTCGATGAGACCATTGCCTATGTCAAGCAGCGGCAGGCGTTCGGCGTACCCGTCGCCAAGTTCGAAGGGGTCTCGTTCAAGATAGCGGAGCACTACGTCCGGATGGAGGCCGCGCGCCTGCTGTGCTACCAGGCGCTCCGCCGCAAGGACAGAGGCCTGCCGCACTCCAAGGACACGGCTGTCGCCAAGATTATGTCAATGGAGGCGGCGTTCGACACGGTGCACGCCTGCGTGTTGCTCCACGGCCACTACGGGTACAATAAGGCGCTGCCGCTGGAGATGCGCCTGCGGAACATCCTCGGTCTGGAGATAGGCGCGGGCACGTACGAGGCGCTCAAGCTCACCATCATCCGCGAACTCATGGGCAAGGAGGCCATGCCCTACAAATAG
- a CDS encoding enoyl-CoA hydratase-related protein, translating into MGWSSWEKVTGQGLDFTDIIYEKKYHAELTGGVARVTINRPEKYNAYTSHTADEMFRAFYDASHDPRIGAVVLTGAGDHFCTGGDVVWEQWASREQFYWHSPTNRVLRICRKPVIAMVKGFAIGGGHHIAYFCDFTIAADNAVFGQNGPRVSSPADGFLVQYLVRVVGAKKAREIWMLCRRYSASEALELGLINKVVSLHRLEEEVDRWCEELLLASPSCLEILKASFDWELDQLSPICTFVNWLKPDLFDSPEGKEGPAAFIERRKPQFWKLRMQEAQAIQGLRGPAPPPPQPPKKGP; encoded by the coding sequence ATGGGCTGGTCATCATGGGAGAAGGTCACCGGTCAGGGCCTGGACTTCACCGACATCATCTATGAGAAGAAGTACCACGCGGAGCTGACGGGCGGCGTGGCGCGGGTCACCATCAACCGGCCTGAGAAGTACAACGCCTACACGTCCCACACGGCGGACGAGATGTTCCGTGCGTTCTATGACGCCAGTCACGACCCGCGCATCGGCGCGGTGGTCCTGACCGGCGCGGGCGACCACTTCTGCACGGGCGGCGACGTGGTGTGGGAGCAGTGGGCGTCACGCGAGCAGTTCTACTGGCATAGCCCCACGAACCGCGTGCTGCGCATCTGCCGCAAGCCGGTCATCGCCATGGTCAAGGGCTTCGCCATCGGCGGCGGGCACCACATCGCCTACTTCTGCGATTTCACCATCGCGGCGGACAACGCCGTCTTCGGGCAGAACGGGCCGCGCGTGTCCAGCCCCGCGGACGGATTCCTTGTCCAGTACCTGGTGCGCGTCGTGGGCGCGAAGAAGGCGCGCGAGATATGGATGCTCTGCCGCCGCTACTCCGCGTCCGAGGCGCTGGAACTGGGGCTAATCAACAAAGTCGTATCGCTGCACCGGCTGGAGGAGGAGGTGGACCGCTGGTGCGAGGAGCTTCTGCTGGCCAGCCCCTCGTGCCTGGAAATCCTGAAGGCGTCCTTCGACTGGGAGCTTGACCAGCTCTCGCCGATCTGCACCTTCGTCAACTGGCTTAAGCCAGACCTGTTCGACTCGCCGGAAGGGAAGGAGGGCCCCGCCGCGTTCATCGAACGCCGCAAGCCCCAGTTCTGGAAGCTGCGCATGCAGGAGGCGCAGGCCATCCAAGGCTTGCGCGGGCCGGCGCCGCCCCCGCCCCAGCCGCCGAAGAAAGGCCCGTAG
- a CDS encoding enoyl-CoA hydratase-related protein, with product MTDAPLLYEKRNRIAYVTLNRPLAMNALGIAVQKGLTEAMRDYQRDPDLLVAIITGAGGRAFSAGADLKEVAEFTSRGEPYPSVFPHFFESGVYKPIIAAIDGYCVGGGLEVALQCDIRVATGASKFGLPEPRSSLLADYGLHHLSRVIPLGEALRMQLTGAPIDAQRAYQIGLIQAVAADRAAMMAEAERLAEEIKLCAPLALQAIKQVVLKGRYLPPEESHDIMMPLRDALVKTEDYKEGPRAFTEKRKPNWRGR from the coding sequence ATGACAGACGCACCGCTCCTGTACGAGAAGCGGAACCGCATCGCCTACGTCACGCTCAACCGCCCCCTGGCGATGAACGCCCTGGGCATAGCCGTGCAGAAGGGGCTGACGGAGGCCATGCGGGACTATCAGCGCGACCCCGACCTCCTTGTGGCGATCATTACGGGCGCGGGAGGCCGCGCCTTCTCCGCTGGAGCGGACCTGAAGGAGGTGGCGGAGTTTACCTCGCGCGGGGAGCCGTATCCGAGCGTGTTCCCGCACTTCTTCGAGTCCGGCGTGTACAAGCCGATCATCGCCGCCATTGACGGCTACTGCGTCGGCGGCGGGCTGGAGGTCGCCCTCCAGTGCGACATCCGCGTGGCGACCGGCGCGTCCAAGTTCGGGCTGCCGGAGCCACGCAGCAGCCTGCTGGCGGACTACGGCCTGCACCACCTCTCGCGGGTCATTCCGCTGGGCGAGGCGCTGCGCATGCAGCTCACGGGCGCGCCCATTGACGCGCAGCGCGCGTACCAGATCGGCCTCATCCAGGCCGTCGCAGCGGACCGCGCCGCCATGATGGCGGAGGCGGAGCGGCTCGCCGAGGAGATCAAGCTCTGCGCGCCGCTGGCCCTCCAGGCGATCAAGCAGGTCGTCCTGAAGGGCCGTTACCTTCCGCCCGAGGAGTCGCACGACATCATGATGCCGCTGCGAGACGCCCTCGTGAAGACCGAGGACTACAAAGAGGGGCCACGCGCCTTCACGGAGAAGCGCAAGCCCAACTGGCGCGGGCGATAG
- a CDS encoding LLM class flavin-dependent oxidoreductase produces the protein MSSLTFGSLIFHGRADEIVTLARLAESLGYDSVSMGEHIMMGAAAPPTPWALTGLAIAAGATERVKLVSSVLLLPLHHPVVLAKETAVLDAASNGRLVVGIGVGGEFPQEFDAVGVPLKQRGSRADETLDIVRRLWREDNVRYQGKYFQLNGVTIRPRPQQQPGPPIWVAGRKEAAMRRAVRFGSGWFPYLYSAARYRESVASVKELARQQGVSVDGFTWGLHIMCVAASSADEAKQVVHQYLSGRYTSPERTDEFVRTTCAAGTPDAIIAQVQEFVKAGVQHVNFSWTGEGAVARRSMEPVGREVLPALRSMRIPEA, from the coding sequence ATGTCCTCTCTGACGTTCGGGTCGCTCATCTTTCATGGCCGCGCGGACGAGATCGTGACGCTGGCGCGGCTGGCGGAGTCGCTCGGATACGACAGCGTCTCGATGGGCGAGCACATCATGATGGGAGCGGCGGCTCCGCCCACGCCGTGGGCGCTCACCGGTCTGGCCATCGCCGCGGGCGCGACGGAGCGTGTGAAGCTGGTCAGCTCCGTGCTGCTCCTGCCTTTGCACCATCCCGTCGTCCTGGCGAAGGAGACGGCGGTACTCGACGCGGCGTCGAACGGACGCCTCGTGGTCGGCATCGGCGTCGGCGGCGAGTTCCCCCAGGAGTTCGACGCCGTGGGCGTGCCGCTGAAGCAGCGCGGCAGTCGCGCGGACGAGACGCTGGACATCGTGCGGCGGCTGTGGCGCGAGGACAACGTCCGCTACCAGGGCAAATACTTCCAGTTGAACGGCGTCACCATCCGGCCCAGGCCACAGCAGCAGCCGGGGCCGCCCATCTGGGTGGCGGGCCGCAAGGAGGCCGCCATGCGCCGTGCGGTGCGCTTCGGCAGCGGATGGTTCCCGTACCTCTACAGTGCAGCGCGCTACCGCGAAAGCGTGGCGTCCGTCAAAGAGCTCGCGCGCCAGCAGGGCGTCTCCGTGGACGGGTTCACCTGGGGGCTGCACATCATGTGCGTCGCCGCTTCCTCCGCGGACGAAGCGAAGCAGGTCGTCCATCAGTACCTCTCCGGACGGTACACGAGCCCGGAGCGCACGGATGAGTTCGTCCGGACCACGTGCGCCGCGGGCACGCCCGACGCCATCATCGCGCAGGTGCAGGAGTTCGTGAAGGCGGGCGTGCAGCACGTCAACTTCAGCTGGACCGGCGAAGGCGCGGTGGCGCGGCGCAGCATGGAGCCTGTCGGACGCGAAGTCCTGCCGGCGCTCCGCTCCATGCGCATCCCTGAGGCATAG
- a CDS encoding CoA transferase, producing MSPLQGVRALEAGGSIAAGFAAWLLADYGADVVKLETRDAFDGTRAERRRWRRVLDRGKRSVALGEDGPALAEIERLALAADVVVTDTTIAPSLMERLSYERLGRRNSRIIVCSLPAFSEPSAGDDYAPLRTDEGVAAAAGGVYGSQHGREGPPAYVRLPMCSCLAGTFAASGIVAALYVRASSGEGQKIVTPVASGALAAMSFYRLRSSLVPSLRRTVRTHLGDGPFYRLYKASDGRWLTVCAPYEAFFNRMCIALELPEVVGDERFEGAPWRVKDMENLRVLEGIFAERFAARPREWWLARLREYDVPCASVQTPREFIDMPLLGELGLRATVSVNGTGPVRQIGAPVRLRRTPGVPGAHVPAPGEDTRAVLSDSDWRNPSGPPPKGRSRRSAALRGPLDGVRVADFARGLAGPTCTEYLAQMGAEVIKVEAPEGDIHRGHGLNFVPHNVGKRGMCIDFRAKDGPEVRRALVRSADVVFASFRPQAMAALGLDAATLSEVNPNAICAWLSGYGEGTGWQDIAGLDPILHSLGGTYAVQGGGAQSPMFFNFAFVDTQSGLLSMYGILLALYARKVHGIVQTVESTQVGAVASLAAAYATDARDEDADAYHEYGATATYRLYRAKDGWLFMGIADAASWDALTDALALGEDVRRWQASAAILQPPGGPLAALLEREMARRTVGSVLSVAREKRLPVVEVPAYEQLPDARAFHEAGLLADYESNVVGHVVHAGIGVRMSKTPWSISEHVSLLGEHNTAIMRSIGFSDGRISELRRNGCLVERDTFP from the coding sequence ATGAGTCCGCTCCAGGGTGTCAGGGCGCTGGAGGCGGGAGGGTCCATCGCCGCCGGGTTCGCCGCGTGGCTGCTCGCCGACTACGGCGCGGACGTGGTGAAGCTGGAGACGCGGGACGCCTTCGACGGGACGCGGGCCGAGCGGCGGCGCTGGCGCCGGGTGCTGGACCGCGGCAAGCGCAGCGTGGCGCTCGGAGAGGACGGCCCCGCGCTCGCGGAGATCGAACGCCTAGCGCTGGCGGCGGACGTGGTCGTGACCGACACGACAATCGCGCCGTCCCTCATGGAAAGGCTGTCGTACGAGAGGCTGGGCCGCCGCAACAGCCGCATCATCGTCTGCTCCCTGCCCGCGTTCAGCGAGCCTTCCGCGGGCGACGACTACGCACCGCTCCGCACGGACGAGGGCGTGGCCGCGGCGGCGGGCGGCGTGTACGGCAGCCAGCACGGTCGCGAGGGACCCCCCGCCTACGTGCGGCTCCCAATGTGCTCCTGCCTGGCCGGGACGTTCGCGGCGTCGGGCATCGTCGCGGCGCTGTACGTGCGCGCATCATCAGGCGAGGGGCAGAAGATCGTGACGCCCGTAGCATCCGGCGCGCTGGCCGCCATGAGCTTCTATCGCCTGCGCTCCAGCCTCGTCCCCAGCCTGCGCCGTACGGTGCGCACGCACCTGGGCGACGGCCCGTTCTACCGCCTGTACAAGGCCTCCGACGGACGCTGGCTCACCGTCTGCGCCCCGTACGAGGCGTTCTTCAACCGCATGTGCATCGCGCTGGAGCTGCCGGAGGTCGTGGGCGACGAGCGGTTCGAGGGCGCGCCCTGGCGCGTGAAGGACATGGAAAACCTGCGCGTCCTGGAGGGCATCTTCGCCGAGAGGTTCGCCGCCCGTCCGCGCGAGTGGTGGCTGGCGCGGCTGCGCGAGTACGACGTGCCGTGCGCCAGCGTGCAAACGCCGCGCGAGTTCATAGACATGCCGCTCCTGGGCGAGCTGGGCCTGCGAGCGACGGTGTCTGTCAACGGGACGGGCCCGGTCCGGCAGATTGGCGCGCCGGTGCGGCTGCGCCGTACTCCGGGCGTGCCCGGCGCACACGTGCCGGCCCCCGGCGAGGATACGCGGGCCGTGTTGAGCGATTCGGACTGGCGAAACCCCAGCGGCCCGCCGCCAAAGGGGCGGTCGCGCCGGAGCGCCGCGCTCCGCGGGCCGCTGGACGGCGTGCGGGTGGCGGACTTCGCGCGCGGGCTGGCGGGCCCAACGTGCACCGAGTACCTAGCGCAGATGGGCGCTGAGGTCATCAAGGTCGAGGCGCCCGAAGGCGACATCCACCGGGGCCACGGCCTCAACTTCGTCCCGCACAACGTGGGAAAGCGCGGCATGTGCATTGACTTCCGGGCCAAGGATGGCCCCGAGGTCCGGCGCGCGCTTGTCCGCAGCGCGGACGTGGTCTTCGCATCCTTCCGGCCACAGGCGATGGCCGCGCTCGGCCTCGACGCCGCCACGCTCTCGGAGGTCAACCCCAACGCCATTTGCGCGTGGCTCTCCGGCTACGGCGAGGGCACGGGCTGGCAGGACATCGCGGGGCTTGACCCCATCCTGCACTCCCTTGGCGGAACGTACGCCGTGCAGGGCGGCGGCGCGCAAAGTCCCATGTTCTTCAACTTCGCGTTCGTGGACACGCAGTCCGGCCTGCTCAGCATGTACGGCATCCTGCTGGCGCTGTACGCGCGGAAGGTACACGGCATAGTCCAGACGGTGGAGAGCACGCAGGTGGGCGCGGTCGCGTCCCTGGCGGCGGCGTACGCCACCGACGCGCGCGACGAGGACGCGGACGCCTATCACGAGTACGGCGCTACGGCCACCTACCGGCTCTACCGCGCGAAGGACGGCTGGCTGTTCATGGGCATCGCCGACGCCGCGTCGTGGGATGCGCTGACCGATGCGCTGGCGCTGGGCGAGGACGTCCGACGCTGGCAGGCGTCGGCGGCGATACTCCAACCGCCCGGCGGGCCGCTCGCCGCGCTGCTGGAGCGGGAGATGGCGCGGCGAACGGTGGGGAGCGTGCTGTCCGTGGCGCGGGAGAAGCGACTGCCGGTGGTGGAGGTCCCCGCGTACGAGCAACTGCCGGACGCCCGCGCGTTCCATGAGGCGGGGCTGCTCGCCGACTACGAGTCGAACGTGGTGGGGCACGTCGTCCACGCGGGCATCGGCGTCCGCATGTCGAAAACGCCGTGGAGCATCTCCGAGCACGTGTCGCTGCTCGGTGAGCACAATACTGCTATCATGCGCTCGATTGGGTTTTCCGACGGGCGCATCAGCGAACTGAGAAGAAACGGCTGCCTAGTGGAGCGCGACACGTTCCCCTAA
- a CDS encoding enoyl-CoA hydratase/isomerase family protein, protein MAEHVNGLIIDRQDGVVVVTMDRPKQLNALSNPMRDEIVRFFTDANKDPSVRVIVITGSGDRAFCAGADVTLLPTMTGAPFKPDMRLPLGYWAVPIYKCEKPIIAAVNGIAAGGGFSIALIADVRIASDRARFSSVWVKRGLIPDAGATYLLPQRIGWANAAELSFTGRVLNADEALKMGIVSRVVPHDKLMDTAMEMARQMASMAPISIMLTKRAFQKAAQSNFETQILIESEGQMTCWLTEDHKEGTQSFLEKREPKFQGK, encoded by the coding sequence ATGGCTGAACACGTAAATGGCCTCATCATTGACCGGCAGGATGGCGTCGTTGTCGTGACGATGGACCGCCCCAAGCAGTTGAACGCCCTCAGCAACCCCATGCGGGACGAGATCGTCCGCTTCTTCACGGACGCGAACAAGGACCCGTCCGTCCGCGTCATCGTCATAACCGGCTCGGGCGACCGGGCCTTCTGCGCGGGCGCGGACGTGACGCTGCTGCCCACCATGACGGGCGCGCCATTCAAGCCCGACATGCGCCTGCCGCTGGGGTACTGGGCCGTCCCCATCTACAAGTGTGAAAAGCCAATCATCGCGGCAGTGAACGGCATCGCAGCCGGCGGCGGCTTTTCCATCGCGCTCATCGCGGACGTGCGCATAGCCTCCGACAGAGCGCGATTCAGCTCCGTCTGGGTCAAGCGGGGCCTCATCCCAGACGCAGGCGCCACATACCTTCTGCCGCAGCGCATCGGCTGGGCCAATGCGGCGGAACTGAGCTTCACGGGCAGAGTCCTGAACGCGGACGAAGCGCTGAAGATGGGCATTGTGAGCCGCGTGGTGCCCCACGACAAGCTGATGGACACGGCCATGGAGATGGCACGGCAGATGGCGAGCATGGCGCCAATCTCTATCATGCTGACGAAGCGCGCTTTTCAGAAGGCGGCGCAGAGCAACTTCGAAACGCAGATTCTCATCGAGTCCGAAGGGCAGATGACCTGCTGGCTCACGGAGGACCACAAGGAAGGCACCCAGTCGTTCCTGGAGAAGAGGGAGCCGAAATTCCAGGGCAAGTAG